One genomic window of Moorella glycerini includes the following:
- a CDS encoding stalk domain-containing protein yields MQEGKRLVALVAGLVLVFSFILPAWARAGEEKRWTREHEVALEAGLPGAGQVPVQDQEREREREREQLKLQDGKSVAEHVYKGVENALMHVKNPVARAALTAILEGKSVAEAVYEARAQLSSWQDADEIASVTEQLESAVEADTTLDAGTRTQLKKHLGVMYLKAGKFKNARELLETVLEQEPGDEEAYRQLDQAYAASGDLQVKVFVKGKALQFDVPPRMENDRVLIPVRFLAENLGATVNYDNGEVIIKNQGSTIRLVIGSNKALVDGVTVDLDVPAQVVDGRTLVPLRFVSEKFKAKVDYFGGSNLVAVQPL; encoded by the coding sequence ATGCAGGAAGGCAAACGGTTGGTAGCGCTGGTAGCTGGATTGGTTCTGGTGTTTTCCTTTATCTTGCCCGCCTGGGCCAGGGCCGGTGAAGAAAAGCGCTGGACCCGGGAGCACGAGGTGGCACTGGAAGCCGGATTGCCAGGCGCCGGGCAGGTTCCTGTACAGGACCAGGAAAGGGAAAGGGAGCGCGAGAGGGAACAGCTGAAACTCCAGGACGGTAAAAGTGTTGCGGAGCATGTTTATAAAGGCGTCGAGAATGCCCTCATGCATGTGAAAAATCCCGTAGCGCGGGCTGCCTTGACGGCGATCCTGGAGGGGAAGAGTGTAGCGGAAGCAGTTTATGAAGCCAGGGCGCAGTTGTCCTCCTGGCAGGATGCGGACGAGATTGCCAGCGTGACGGAGCAGCTGGAAAGTGCCGTGGAAGCAGACACGACCCTTGATGCCGGTACCAGGACGCAATTAAAGAAACACCTGGGTGTGATGTACTTAAAGGCCGGCAAGTTTAAAAATGCCCGGGAATTACTGGAGACCGTCCTGGAGCAGGAGCCTGGTGACGAAGAGGCTTACCGGCAGTTAGACCAGGCTTATGCGGCCAGCGGGGACTTGCAGGTAAAGGTTTTTGTCAAAGGGAAGGCCCTGCAATTTGATGTTCCTCCCCGGATGGAAAACGACCGGGTGTTGATACCTGTGCGGTTCCTGGCCGAGAACCTTGGCGCGACTGTTAATTATGACAACGGCGAAGTAATAATAAAAAACCAGGGCTCCACCATTCGCCTGGTTATAGGAAGCAATAAAGCCCTGGTAGATGGCGTAACGGTTGACCTGGATGTCCCGGCCCAGGTGGTTGATGGGCGGACCCTCGTACCCTTAAGATTTGTGAGCGAGAAATTTAAGGCTAAAGTAGACTATTTTGGCGGCAGCAACCTGGTGGCCGTGCAGCCTTTATAA
- a CDS encoding plasmid pRiA4b ORF-3 family protein has translation MVNGSTLANENIYQLKVTLKRIKPPIWRRIQVPSGITLYKLHKILQVVMGWHNRHLYQFIINGSYYGESDGEFLEVKNARRQKLKDVVSREKQRFIYKYDFGDGWEHEIVVEKILPQEPGKRYPVCLKGKGACPPEDCGGPWGYASLLNILQNPGHPEYEDMQAWVGEDFVTGWQDPPKNE, from the coding sequence ATGGTCAACGGTAGTACTCTTGCTAATGAAAATATTTACCAACTTAAGGTTACCTTGAAAAGGATTAAACCACCCATCTGGCGCCGGATACAGGTGCCCAGCGGCATTACCCTTTACAAGCTGCATAAAATCCTGCAGGTAGTTATGGGCTGGCATAATCGTCACCTATACCAGTTTATAATCAACGGCAGCTATTACGGTGAATCGGATGGTGAGTTTTTAGAAGTGAAAAATGCCCGGCGGCAAAAACTAAAAGACGTGGTCAGCCGGGAGAAGCAAAGATTTATTTACAAGTATGATTTCGGTGACGGCTGGGAGCATGAAATTGTCGTTGAAAAGATTCTTCCACAAGAGCCAGGGAAGCGCTACCCTGTATGTCTGAAAGGCAAAGGCGCCTGCCCGCCTGAAGATTGCGGGGGGCCCTGGGGCTATGCTAGTTTGTTAAATATTCTCCAGAATCCCGGGCACCCGGAATATGAAGATATGCAGGCCTGGGTAGGAGAAGATTTCGTAACTGGCTGGCAGGACCCCCCGAAAAATGAATAA
- a CDS encoding 2-hydroxyacyl-CoA dehydratase subunit D: MGALIGWFCHYTPVEIITALGFTPYRLLGREGNTPRADTYLVGNLCPYVKSCLETAIRQELPPLAGTVIARSCNAMIHLASTWPRYGGRGATLVLDVPRRLDEEAVLYYSQDLRRLAGELARLGERQLEDSLLWQAIDAWEEQRSCWRGLLAARARGEICLSGSDVMAWLDGWQTGMTAAGRDKGQAGSATIEQRSRPDFRGRPRLMLAGSILPAELPALVEEWGGWPVCEDACNGRRFLLAEVARETGDPYLHLARLYLGGPPCPRMVADQTRRQQYWAGVVNDYQIDGVIYHVMKFCDAAIYDFRAMKDFCDRRGLPLLRLDGDYTGGGRGQWQTRVEAFLEMF; encoded by the coding sequence ATGGGTGCTTTGATCGGCTGGTTCTGCCATTATACGCCGGTAGAAATTATTACGGCCCTGGGATTTACACCTTACCGCCTTTTGGGCAGGGAGGGCAATACCCCGCGGGCTGATACATACCTGGTGGGCAACCTCTGCCCTTACGTCAAAAGCTGCCTGGAAACAGCCATCAGGCAGGAATTGCCGCCCCTGGCCGGCACAGTTATAGCCCGCTCCTGCAATGCCATGATCCACCTGGCCAGCACCTGGCCCCGTTATGGTGGCCGGGGAGCAACGTTGGTTCTGGACGTCCCCAGGCGGCTGGACGAAGAGGCGGTCCTCTACTACAGCCAGGATTTACGCCGGCTGGCAGGAGAACTGGCCCGGCTGGGTGAGCGGCAGTTAGAGGACAGCCTCTTGTGGCAGGCGATCGATGCCTGGGAAGAGCAGCGGTCTTGCTGGCGTGGGCTCCTGGCTGCCCGGGCGCGGGGAGAAATTTGCTTAAGCGGGAGTGACGTCATGGCCTGGCTGGACGGGTGGCAGACCGGCATGACGGCGGCCGGCCGGGATAAAGGGCAGGCCGGGAGCGCTACCATAGAGCAGCGGTCCCGGCCGGATTTCCGGGGGCGGCCGCGCCTGATGCTGGCAGGCAGCATTCTCCCGGCTGAACTACCTGCCTTGGTTGAAGAATGGGGGGGCTGGCCTGTTTGCGAAGACGCCTGCAACGGGCGGCGTTTCTTGCTGGCGGAGGTGGCGCGGGAAACGGGGGACCCTTACCTGCACCTGGCCCGGCTCTACCTGGGAGGACCGCCCTGCCCCCGCATGGTTGCCGATCAAACCCGGCGGCAGCAGTACTGGGCCGGTGTGGTTAATGATTACCAGATCGATGGGGTAATTTATCACGTTATGAAATTTTGCGACGCGGCCATCTACGACTTCCGCGCCATGAAGGATTTTTGCGACCGGAGGGGCCTGCCGCTGTTACGGCTCGACGGGGACTATACCGGCGGTGGTCGTGGCCAGTGGCAAACGCGGGTGGAAGCTTTCTTAGAAATGTTTTGA
- a CDS encoding stalk domain-containing protein has product MLKARGLLARVAVLVLAFFLVLPAWAKAQENQLSSQSQVQLEAAEQNQDQVADQNQEREREREHLKGQRGKSVAEHVYKGVANALLHVKNPVARAALTAILEGKSVAEAVYEAKAQLLSLKDADEVASVTEQLESAVEADKALDASTRAQLKKQLGVMYLKGGKFKKARELLEAVLEQEPNDEEAYKQLDQAFAASGELQVKVFVKGKGLQFDVPPRIENDRVLIPVRFLAEGLGATVNYDNGEVIIKNRGSTIRLVIGSNKALVDGVTVNLDVPAQVVDGRTLVPLRFVSEKFKAKVDYFGGSNLVAVQPL; this is encoded by the coding sequence ATGTTAAAAGCCAGGGGCCTTTTAGCCCGGGTAGCTGTGCTGGTTCTGGCGTTTTTCCTTGTGTTGCCTGCCTGGGCAAAGGCTCAAGAAAATCAATTGAGCTCGCAGAGCCAGGTGCAGCTCGAAGCCGCTGAGCAAAACCAGGATCAGGTTGCTGACCAGAACCAGGAGAGGGAACGCGAGCGGGAACACCTGAAAGGCCAGCGCGGTAAAAGCGTGGCGGAGCATGTTTATAAAGGCGTGGCCAATGCCCTGTTGCATGTGAAAAATCCCGTAGCGCGAGCTGCCCTGACGGCGATCCTGGAGGGGAAGAGCGTAGCGGAAGCAGTTTATGAAGCTAAGGCGCAGCTGCTCTCCTTGAAGGACGCGGACGAGGTTGCTAGCGTGACGGAGCAACTGGAAAGTGCCGTGGAAGCAGACAAGGCCCTTGATGCTAGCACGCGGGCTCAATTAAAGAAGCAACTGGGCGTGATGTACTTGAAAGGCGGCAAATTTAAAAAGGCGCGGGAATTACTGGAGGCCGTGCTGGAGCAGGAGCCTAACGATGAAGAGGCTTACAAGCAATTAGATCAGGCTTTTGCAGCGAGCGGGGAGTTGCAGGTAAAGGTTTTTGTCAAAGGGAAGGGTCTGCAATTTGATGTTCCTCCCCGGATTGAAAACGACCGGGTGTTGATACCGGTACGGTTCCTGGCTGAGGGACTGGGTGCAACTGTAAACTATGATAATGGTGAAGTAATTATTAAAAACAGGGGCTCTACCATTCGCCTGGTAATAGGGAGCAATAAAGCCCTGGTAGATGGCGTAACAGTTAACCTGGATGTGCCGGCCCAGGTGGTTGATGGGCGGACCCTCGTACCCTTAAGATTTGTCAGCGAGAAATTTAAGGCTAAAGTAGACTATTTTGGCGGCAGCAACCTGGTGGCCGTGCAGCCCTTGTAA
- a CDS encoding AbrB/MazE/SpoVT family DNA-binding domain-containing protein has product MPIAKISAKGQVTIPAEIRKFLGVTPGTHLRFVIRGNTVQIEKGGQGIAALKGSVPVAGEQDFLAVRQHAMGEVASEIAGEGKDD; this is encoded by the coding sequence GTGCCTATTGCTAAGATATCAGCTAAAGGCCAGGTAACTATCCCGGCAGAAATACGCAAATTTTTAGGTGTCACACCGGGTACGCATCTTCGCTTTGTGATCCGGGGCAATACTGTACAGATTGAAAAGGGTGGCCAGGGGATAGCCGCTCTAAAAGGTAGTGTGCCGGTTGCTGGGGAACAAGATTTTTTGGCAGTACGTCAGCATGCTATGGGGGAGGTTGCCAGCGAAATTGCCGGGGAAGGCAAAGACGATTGA
- a CDS encoding IS1380 family transposase, whose product MKFIIEQSDEHLTPVAGLALVGEIIDHTALKLRLNKTRIPGVSSPDISHGDVITSYVGLLCQGRSDFDHIELFRDDPFFAAALGIQDVPSSPTLRQRLDMIAHSVPYQEIILEETARFLKKLKAPVTPVTLGSRELKRQYVPLDIDVTPFDNSNSKKEGVSRTYKGYDGYAPIFAYLGREGYCVHTELRAGKQHCQKGTPEFLRQALTFARAITSLPLLVRMDGGNDSQDNLQVCLDPEIKADFIIKRNLRKETPEAWLAIAKENGTATLEREGKTVYRGHQMVKIEGADTPVRLVYKVTERTILRNGQLLLVPEIEVETYWTTLPDPVEDIITLYHDHGTSEQFHSEIKNDLDLERLPSGKFATNDLVLHLGVFAYNILRLLGQFSLPLKEVPLRNKKAQRRRLRTVIQNLITIASRLVHHARQVKLRFGQHSPWYPAFRYLYKALA is encoded by the coding sequence ATGAAATTCATCATTGAACAGTCTGATGAACACCTTACCCCCGTTGCCGGACTGGCTCTGGTGGGGGAAATCATTGATCATACTGCTCTGAAACTCAGGCTAAATAAGACCCGGATACCTGGTGTTTCTTCTCCGGATATTTCTCACGGGGATGTTATCACCTCTTACGTGGGCCTGCTTTGCCAGGGTCGCAGTGATTTTGACCATATTGAGCTTTTTCGGGATGACCCCTTCTTCGCTGCGGCGCTGGGTATTCAGGATGTGCCTTCAAGCCCTACCCTGCGCCAGCGCCTGGATATGATAGCTCATAGTGTACCCTACCAGGAGATTATCCTCGAGGAAACGGCCAGGTTCCTTAAGAAACTTAAGGCACCGGTAACTCCTGTTACCCTGGGTTCCAGGGAACTAAAGCGCCAATATGTCCCTTTGGATATTGATGTTACTCCCTTTGATAATTCAAATTCCAAGAAAGAGGGTGTTTCCAGGACCTATAAGGGCTACGACGGTTATGCGCCTATCTTCGCCTACCTCGGTAGGGAAGGCTACTGCGTCCATACCGAACTGCGGGCCGGGAAACAGCATTGCCAAAAAGGGACGCCGGAGTTCCTGCGACAAGCTCTAACCTTTGCTCGCGCTATCACTTCGCTGCCACTTTTAGTACGGATGGATGGCGGTAATGACAGCCAGGATAATCTCCAGGTCTGTTTGGACCCGGAAATCAAAGCCGATTTTATCATTAAGCGTAACCTGCGCAAGGAAACGCCGGAGGCCTGGCTGGCCATTGCCAAGGAAAATGGTACCGCCACCCTAGAACGGGAGGGAAAAACCGTCTATCGGGGGCACCAGATGGTGAAAATCGAGGGTGCTGACACCCCTGTCCGTCTGGTGTATAAGGTCACCGAGCGGACGATATTACGAAACGGCCAGCTTCTCCTGGTCCCGGAAATTGAGGTCGAAACCTACTGGACCACTTTACCCGACCCGGTGGAGGATATCATTACCCTCTACCACGACCACGGCACCAGTGAGCAATTCCACAGTGAAATCAAAAACGATTTAGACCTGGAACGGCTGCCCAGCGGCAAGTTTGCCACCAATGACCTGGTGCTACACCTGGGTGTTTTCGCCTACAACATTCTAAGGCTTCTGGGGCAGTTTAGCCTCCCGCTAAAGGAGGTACCGCTGCGCAATAAGAAAGCTCAACGCCGGCGGCTGCGTACCGTTATACAAAACCTGATTACCATAGCGTCCCGGCTGGTTCACCACGCCCGGCAGGTCAAATTACGATTTGGGCAGCACAGCCCGTGGTATCCAGCTTTCCGGTACCTATATAAAGCGTTGGCTTAA
- a CDS encoding Wzz/FepE/Etk N-terminal domain-containing protein codes for MNGSLSPEPTLPYQDEIDLREILLVLWRQRWLIILITLAAVLISVLAGIILPPAYRVEALIELERVDTRTSQQNEAKAILESQTLLTSALEQMAIPADPRSFKARGEVIKDTEYLRFSLEGQDARQVTNVAAKMLTLFIEQRNKVYEEHRAPLEKELHKISRDLEQSSTDREKINELIAVLEKAPLNEVEQKLYALQLAQLQGIQAQEKVGLTGQYLSLQDKLAAMHPAKIVDDLSEPEKVRPRLLLNAAVALVLGLMAGIFLALGRNWLAGPSQK; via the coding sequence ATGAATGGATCATTATCTCCTGAACCTACGCTGCCGTATCAAGACGAAATTGATTTAAGGGAAATACTGCTGGTCCTGTGGCGCCAGCGGTGGTTGATTATTCTCATTACCCTCGCCGCCGTTCTGATTTCTGTCCTTGCCGGTATAATTTTGCCTCCCGCTTATCGAGTAGAAGCACTGATAGAATTGGAAAGGGTAGATACCAGAACGTCGCAGCAAAATGAAGCTAAAGCTATACTTGAGAGCCAGACCCTATTAACTTCGGCCCTGGAGCAGATGGCCATACCTGCTGACCCCAGGAGCTTTAAAGCCCGGGGAGAAGTGATTAAAGATACTGAATACCTCAGGTTTTCCTTGGAGGGGCAGGACGCCCGGCAGGTCACCAACGTTGCTGCTAAAATGTTGACTCTTTTTATTGAGCAGCGGAATAAAGTTTATGAGGAACACCGGGCGCCGCTGGAAAAAGAGCTACATAAAATCAGCCGCGACCTGGAACAATCCAGTACCGACAGGGAAAAAATTAATGAGCTTATTGCCGTCCTGGAAAAGGCGCCTTTAAACGAGGTTGAGCAGAAGCTTTATGCCCTGCAACTGGCCCAGTTGCAGGGGATCCAGGCCCAGGAAAAGGTTGGACTGACAGGACAGTACCTTTCCCTCCAGGACAAACTGGCCGCCATGCACCCGGCAAAAATCGTTGATGATCTCAGCGAGCCGGAAAAGGTCAGGCCCCGCCTGCTGCTCAACGCTGCCGTGGCCCTGGTCCTGGGTCTAATGGCAGGTATTTTCCTTGCATTGGGCCGCAACTGGCTGGCAGGACCCTCCCAAAAATAA
- a CDS encoding PIN domain-containing protein — protein MPGKAKTIDANIILRFLLNDNPQKAGRCSALLQRVESGAEQVFLPDLVIADVVWTLEKFYRQPKARIKELLLPLLSLRGMRLSSKSVARKALEWYVEKNVDWTDAFIAAGMAAGNRMEIYSYDRHFDKFPEIKRIEP, from the coding sequence TTGCCGGGGAAGGCAAAGACGATTGACGCCAACATCATACTTCGTTTTCTCTTAAATGATAACCCGCAGAAGGCTGGGCGATGTTCAGCCCTTTTACAAAGGGTTGAAAGCGGGGCAGAGCAAGTATTTTTACCCGACCTGGTCATTGCCGACGTAGTATGGACATTGGAAAAGTTTTATCGCCAACCTAAAGCGAGGATAAAAGAATTATTACTTCCTCTTTTATCCCTCCGAGGTATGCGGCTTTCCAGCAAGTCGGTGGCCAGGAAAGCGTTGGAGTGGTATGTAGAAAAAAATGTGGATTGGACGGATGCCTTTATTGCCGCCGGAATGGCAGCTGGAAACCGGATGGAGATATATTCTTACGATCGTCATTTTGATAAGTTTCCGGAAATTAAGAGGATTGAGCCCTAA
- a CDS encoding glucosaminidase domain-containing protein has product MLEDLAGYRTNLRLLDGRVVNSAELPGMGEAAFSSEQWQKFQEFKEQLARYETQIRLPDGTLLPTADLTIKGKAILTADQLKAWMARETPRIAEKMKQEYGREMLPVPDVAELYLKIGTEYGIRGDVAFAQAVKETNYFQFTGSVKPFQNNYCGLWATSQPLTGQESLNAADPAGVRLVPGFYGAFFASPEIGVEAHIQHLYAYATTDPLPRGKKLYDPRFNLVQRGSARTWVELNARWAVPGTTYGQSIIQDYWLKAVSK; this is encoded by the coding sequence TTGCTGGAGGATCTGGCCGGTTACCGTACCAACCTGCGTTTGCTGGACGGCAGGGTCGTTAATTCTGCCGAACTGCCGGGGATGGGAGAAGCGGCTTTCAGCTCCGAACAATGGCAAAAGTTCCAGGAGTTCAAGGAACAACTTGCCAGATATGAAACGCAAATCAGACTGCCTGACGGTACCCTGCTGCCTACCGCCGATTTAACTATAAAAGGAAAGGCAATATTAACGGCCGACCAGCTCAAGGCATGGATGGCCAGGGAGACGCCGCGTATAGCCGAGAAAATGAAACAGGAATACGGCCGGGAAATGTTACCTGTTCCCGATGTGGCCGAGCTGTATCTAAAGATCGGCACCGAGTACGGTATCCGGGGTGATGTGGCTTTTGCCCAGGCTGTGAAAGAAACTAATTATTTCCAGTTTACCGGCAGCGTCAAACCTTTTCAAAACAACTACTGCGGTTTATGGGCTACCAGCCAGCCTTTAACCGGCCAGGAGTCTTTAAACGCTGCCGATCCAGCCGGGGTGCGTCTTGTACCCGGATTTTACGGCGCTTTCTTCGCTTCGCCCGAAATAGGGGTTGAAGCCCATATCCAGCACCTGTATGCCTATGCTACCACTGACCCGCTGCCGCGCGGGAAAAAACTGTATGATCCTCGTTTTAACCTGGTGCAGCGGGGTTCCGCCCGGACCTGGGTGGAGCTTAATGCCCGCTGGGCGGTTCCGGGAACAACTTACGGGCAAAGCATCATTCAAGACTACTGGCTGAAAGCCGTCTCTAAGTAG